The Triticum urartu cultivar G1812 chromosome 5, Tu2.1, whole genome shotgun sequence genome contains the following window.
AGTTGTACTAAGTCAACGGCAATTAATATGGGTCGAAGAGAGTATTACCTAATCAGATCCTGTAGAAAGAAATTGTTCCTTGACAATTTGAAACAAATCTTCCAGGTACATCAAGGACTTATATACACTTTAATAGATGTTGAAAATAAAAGGATTTCTAATTTTGATAATAACGTAATGTTGGATCCATCTCTTTTAAATATATAATTGCGACTTTGTCCAAATTTCGAATTTTCGATAGTAACATAATCATGTTCCGCCTGTGTCTCGAAAATGCTTTTTTGTTAGTTTACGTGAGAAAGTTTACAAAAAAGATTAGTTTGCATGTGAGAGTAATAATGAGACAAAGCCCGAACCACTGAGCGTCGACACAAGCTTCTGGCCCGTGCTGGAGTCCTCGATATTTTGGCGGGTTATGAAAGAAGCCCTCCGTCTCCACGTCCGCGTGCTCACTGCGTCGCTCCACGTAGAGGGTAAATTCACGGCCGAGAGCCGCTCACGACGTGGGCACCGTCGCGGCCACCGCGCCCAGCTCGTCACGGGTTGGCTTACCCGTAGGACGGCCTATAAATTGTGGCCACTTACTCCGAACAATACAGCAACAAACACTCGGCGAGAAATCAAACAGCAGCTAGCAATCATCTTGTCGGTTCATCGCTTGTCGCAGCATCTTCTTGCGTCCTTCGTGCACCTTCCGCGGCTGCCTAATGGCGACTATGATGGCCATGAGCTCCTTCGCCGGTGCCGCCGTCCTGCCTCGTGGCTCAGCTGGCCGCTTCGGCGCCCGCTCTCTGCCAGCGCTGGGCCGACGCGCCCTTGTCGTCAGGGCACAAACCGAGGGCCCGAGCGCACCACCGCCAAACAAACCCAAGGTATGCATGCCATGCCATATCGGCAGCACGGCGCCGTAGCTAAACTCAGTCCAGTGGCAAAGTTTCTGATATTTGTTCCTGGCACAGGCGAGCACCTCGATCTGGGACGCGATGGTGTTCAGCGGCCCTGCGCCGGAGCGCATCAACGGACGGCTTGCCATGGTGGGCTTCGTGACGGCGCTCGCGGTGGAGGCAGGCCGCGGCGACGGGCTCCTCTCGCAACTCGGCAGCGGCACCGGGCAGGCGTGGTTCGCCTACACTGTGGCGGTGCTGTCCATGGCGTCCTTGGTGCCGTTGCTCCAGGGCGAGAGTGCTGAGAGCACAGCCGGCGCCATCATGAACGCCAACGCGGAGCTCTGGAACGGCCGCTTCGCCATGCTCGGCCTCGTCGCTCTTGCGGCCACCGAGATCATCACGGGCGCGCCCTTCATCAACGTGTAGACTAAACGTAAACAACTTTGTTGTCGACCAGATAGCACAACCTGTACTTAGCTAGTAGGACATGTAAATGATGAGAACTGATCATCCTCGTATTCTTTGTAGTACTACTAATTAAAGATACTCGATCATGAGTAGTTTTAACGTCGCTCTTACCTCCTCTTTTTACGCTTACCACCTAAGATGTTAAAATTGCTCGTTCATATGTTACCAGGAGCTGAATTGTTTGTCATCCAAAATCTTCTTAAAAATGAGAGCTGGGTTGGGATGTAATAGGCGTACAAAGGTACCTTGTCGATATCAGAAATGATATTATACGGTTGGATTCGATAAAAATGCTCGATAGTCACTTGTAGGATGCTTGGCTCATCCCGCGTCCAAAAATTCAGAGGCGAGTCTTAAACTTCACTTTGCTATTGTAGCACTTGCACAAACTTGATCTTACAATTAACTAGTACATTTCATGCACACTATGATTTAGCAATTAATACGACCATTTGAATTTTATATATCCTTCTATTTTTCAGGATAATTCGGGTTTGTTGCCGAAAGCAAAGAAATCGTTTCGTCATTCCAGTACAATATCATCATGAACAATAGAAAAAACTTGTATCCTGGATTAATATTGAAATCCCCTTTTGTTGGTGTTTTGCGTAGAAATACTATTTTTTTTTCTTATTGCATAATGTTATTGTAAATACAAAATGGATTCAGAGGAAAACTTGGAGAACGAATATGATAGCCCATCGAAAGATTCCATCATAAAAACAATGTTTGATTGAGCACCGAGGAACAAAAGAATTTAGTCTAAGGTGCAAAAACAATTTGACCTTTTTCTATTCGTTCTTCAAGAACTGTATATCTGGGCAAGATCTTCATTCCCAAAGTTTCTTGACAATTGACAATAGTATAATTGGAGTGGATACACAACCTAGAGCAAAAATACGAGAAGTCTACTAGGTAGACTGGTCCGAGTGAAGAGAAAAGAAAGCCATACGAAACTCATAGTATTTTATGGAAATATTCATATTCTTGAGGAGATAGATAAAATATTAGGTGGTTGTTTGATACCTCTAGAAAGACAAAAAAATAGATTCAAAGGAATCAAAAGAAGAGAAAAAAAATCGGTCAACATTCAACAGGAAAAAAAATCAGGAGCAAGGAAAATTATTTTGTTTCTGTTTTCCCTACAACCGCATATGATATGGATGAAGGAAGAAATTTAGCAACACTTTTCCCGCATGATCTTTTGCAAGAAGAACATAAGCCCCAAGTTTGCGAATATCCAATTCTGAGCCCGGACTCATTTGCACCCGGTTAAGAAATAATtcataaaaaaattcaaaaaaatccaaTTTTTGTGTGCATGGTAGATAATTTGGTGCGTGAGGTGCGCTTCAAATTTCAGAGCATTTCGACATTTGAGTAGCTCTCAGCAAAAAAAGATAAATTGGGTCAGAACAGTATACAAACAGTACACTATTTAACAGACCctaaatttgtcttttttgtcgAGAGCTACTCTGAAAAATTGGACCGGACATCATGCACATCATGAATTTTTCTagtattttttgattttttttattcaGCGCAGGTGCAGATGCTCCTGGGAGCCAAAACGCCTCACTCCCAAGTTTGACTTGTCAATTTTACTTCTCATGCTAATAGCAAGTCAACTCTAAGAATTCTACCAATATCAGTCCCTTTATTCCACGGCGGAGAGTGAATCACTTAGCCAACATGAAGAAGCTATTAGCACCTTACTGAATCAAAATAAAGAATACCAAtctttgatgatttttttggCATTAAACTGCGCTCGAATTGATTtattcaaaaataaaaaacatCCAAATGTGATAAAATAATCTAATCCTAGAATTCCTATTCGAGAAAATTTTGGGCCTTTACCTAGTATATCTGATTTTTGTTCACCTTACTATTTACTATTGCCTAATCAGATACTGTAGAAATAAATGGTTCCTTGACAATTTTAATCAAACCTTCCAGGTACTTCAACGACTTGTATGCACTTTGATAGATGAAAATAAAAGGATTTCTAATTTATTTTTTTGCGAGGAAAGGATTTCTATTTCGGTAGTAAAGTAACGTTGGATTCATTTCTTTTGAATTGTCAATTTGTCTGAATCTCAATAGTAACATAATCATGTTTCACCGTGTCTTCAAAGTGTTTTTTGATTAGTTCACGTGGGTAAGTCCCCGCCCCGAAAAAAAAAAGGATTGACGTGAGAAAGTTTATACAGGGGGAAAATAATGACAGAAGCTACTGGCCCGTGTTTGACAGGAAGCCCTCCGGCCAATGCACGGTGGCCTCCACGTCCGCGTGCTCTCCACGTAGAGGGTAAATTCACGGCCGAGAGCCGCTCGCGACGTGGGCACCGTCGCGGCCACCACGCCCAGCTCGTCACGGGTTGGCTCTCGTGGAGCACGGCCTATAAATTGCGCCCACTCGCTCCGAACAATACACCAACACACACTCAGCGACACAACAAACAGCAACTAGCAATCATCTAGCCGGTTCATCGCTTGTTGCAGCATCTCCTTCGTGCACCTTACACGGCTGTCTAATGGCAACCATGATGACCATGAGTTCCTTCGTCGGTGCCGCCGTCCTGCCGCGAGGCTCGGCTGGTGGCTTAGGCGCCCGGTCTCTGCCAGCGCAGGACCGACGTGCCCTCGTCGTCAGGGCACAAACCGAGGGCCCGAGTGCACCACCGCCAAACAAACCCAAGGTATGCATGCCatatactcccttcgtttctAAATATAAATTTTTTAAGACATTTCAAATAaactacaacatacggatgtatatagacatattttaaagcgtaatttactcattttgctttgtatgtagtTATTTGTTGGAATCTTTAGaaaaacttatatttagaaacagagggagtaggCAGCATGGCGTCGTAGCTAATCTCAGTCCAGTGGCACGTTTCTGATATTTGTTCTTGACACAGGCGAGCACCTCGATCTGGGACGCGATGGCCTTCAGCGGCCCTGCGCCAGAGCGCATCAACGGGCGGCTAGCCATGGTGGGCTTCATGACGGCGCTCGCGGTGGAGGCAGGCCGAGGCGATGGGCTCCTCTCGCAGCTTGGCAGTGGCACTGGGCAGGCGTGGTTCGCCTACACCGTGGCGGTGCTGTCCATGGCGTCGTTGGTTCCGTTGCTCCAGGGTGAGAGCGCCGAGAGCAGAGCCGGCGCCATCATGAACGCCAACGCGGAGCTCTGGAACGGACGCTTCGCCATGCTTGGCCTCGTCGCTCTGGCGGCCACCGAGATCATCACCGGCGCGCCCTTCATCAACGTGTAGAATAAACTAGCATTGTTGTCCACCGGATAACACAACCTGGACTTACCTAGTAGGGCATGTATTCTTTGTAAGTATATATAGTACTTGCTAATTAAAGAAGATTCATCTATCTTTTTTCTCACTCCATGTATGTTTGACATGAATTCCTCTTTCTACCACGTTTATTACATTTGAAATTTTATCACAAATAACATGTTAAGACATGTAGTTTTACAATTCGGACATGGAAAATACTTCCTAAGCGTtctaaaacatcttatattacTAGTTTATAAGAGGGAGTACACATTAAAGCAAAGTTGCACATCTCTAACTTGTACTTGCACCTATACTGAGCAACATAAGATTACATTAAAAAAATCAACTACTCCAAATGCACGCTTCTGGCTCGAGGTTACACATAGGGATGAAATTGAGCGGATGAACAAGCAGCTTGGGGCTTCAAAGAAAAGGATAGTGTGCGATGTTTGACCCATCACACATAATTTGCATAATGAAACCGTGTGCGTTGTGTTACACATGTTTTGCTTGCACGAAGCGTGTGCGACGACTGGCATCATCCCATACGGTTGTCAAAAGCAAATCATGGGCGACATCGAGCACACAGTTCTGCATATCTAATCAAGTGTGATGATGGGACGCCTCACACACATTTCATCTCGGAACATCATGTGCAATTCGGGCACACGTTTATCTGTCGTCACCGTGTCTTGTGATTTGTACAATCACAGGCAATTCTTCAATAATAATTGTGTGTGAAGTTGTTCACATGGTTAATTCAAAAATAGTACTTCCTTTTTAATGTTGCTAAACATAGTATTTCAACAATGGAATTACTTAATTTATAAGATAAAATCTCAGAATTATATAGCTAGCTAGGCATCGTCTTTTGCTTCATCACTAACTAAGAACGCGTGTGCGGCTTCCATGTGGCCAACATCCAAGTCCACCACTTCCATTGACTGCACCATGCCGGCTTCGTGTCCCGCGATAGCCTCGACCACGGGAGAAATTGGATCTTTTACCCCACTTTACTTCTCCATTTGATAATTTGCCCGTTGAGAGGCTGCCGGGTGGGGCCGAAGCTACTGGTCATCAAAACAACCCTGAGGCAAATCATCCAACCCCTTATAAAGTGGGGCAAATCATCCAATCCCTCCGACTACGGTGACAAAATGGTGGGAGTGAGGATGCGATCAGGCCAAACAGCTGCTTCCGCAACTGCATGGGCCTCACACTCTACGCATTCGATGCTACGGGGGGTGGCATTGACCAACTCGGCACACTCGTGGGCACACTGCTGCTTCGCGAAATCGTCATAGCATGCATCACGTAGCGCCTAGAATCCGTCGAGG
Protein-coding sequences here:
- the LOC125556112 gene encoding low molecular mass early light-inducible protein HV90, chloroplastic-like, with product MATMMTMSSFVGAAVLPRGSAGGLGARSLPAQDRRALVVRAQTEGPSAPPPNKPKASTSIWDAMAFSGPAPERINGRLAMVGFMTALAVEAGRGDGLLSQLGSGTGQAWFAYTVAVLSMASLVPLLQGESAESRAGAIMNANAELWNGRFAMLGLVALAATEIITGAPFINV
- the LOC125509408 gene encoding low molecular mass early light-inducible protein HV90, chloroplastic; this encodes MATMMAMSSFAGAAVLPRGSAGRFGARSLPALGRRALVVRAQTEGPSAPPPNKPKASTSIWDAMVFSGPAPERINGRLAMVGFVTALAVEAGRGDGLLSQLGSGTGQAWFAYTVAVLSMASLVPLLQGESAESTAGAIMNANAELWNGRFAMLGLVALAATEIITGAPFINV